In the genome of Osmerus mordax isolate fOsmMor3 chromosome 10, fOsmMor3.pri, whole genome shotgun sequence, the window GTTCAAGGATTAGCCTTCACAGTGTATaagacagagggacaggggaAGACAGGGGAACATCACAGTTGAACGTAGATCAGCCTTAGAGATCCTCCTCAGGGCCAGTCCATACAAAGAGTCACACAAACCAATCCTGGACAGCAAATTTCAGTCCTTTAttatcagatgcacagaacaacacaatgtcagactgggcactgaaattcttgggacaagacaatgcaaagcaacctggcataacataacatataagtacacagaacatagattacatctatgatgaGCTAAAATATaataacctcctaaatatacaaaataatatacaacaatatacaatacagtaaaCTAAACCTCTGTAACACatataataacctatactaaccttataaacctatctaacctaaagacaagtggggtacaactagtgcaatagtgcaatattgctgatagtgcagcCAGTgtctgaaagtgacagtgtgtaaagtgtgcAGGCACAGTACAGGAATACATAGCATTTACCTTCAATCCCCTCTTCTCCCaaaccctctctttcttcccccctggtcccctctcctctccagcccctctctcctgttcagagggcttcacagagctGGGCTACTACAACGGCACTGTGTCCCAGACAGACTCTGGCGCCCCCTGTCTGCGGTGGACTGAGTTCCCAGACTACGTCCTCCAGTACCCGGGCCGCGGCCTGGGGGAGCACAGCTACTGCAGGAACCCAGACAGAGAATCCAACCCGTGGTGCTTCTTCAGACAGAGCTCTGGAGCCATCGGCTGGGCCTACTGTGACTGTCACCAAGGTACACATATGGTTTTCAAAGCAATCTTGCCTGCTACGCATTGAGCTATAACACAgctgcactcaaacacacatcccccagtcctgctccATTCTAGATTGTTCCTGTCCAGGAGTGACTTGTGTTCGACGCTAACGGACCCGTCTTCTTCCCTGTAAGGCGCGGCCCGGCTGGTGGGGGGGGCCTCTGGAAGTGGCCGTGTGGAGGTGTATCTGAACGGCCAGTGGGGATCTGTGTGTGGCTCTCACTGGACGGAGCGGGATGCCAGCGTGGTCTGTAGACAGCTGGGCCTGGGGTGAGAGTGCTGGTACAGGACCGGTGCTGCCGGTCTGCCGACAGGAGCCAGCAGACCGGCTGTGTGGTTGGGAGAGATGGATCGATGGTGTCAGTCATGGTGTCATTCGCTTTGTTCTGAcaccagattgtgtgtgtgtgacccgttCCTCTCCTCAGTGAGATCGGCACATCGGTGCAGCCGTCCACATTCGGCTCGGGTTCGGGCCTCTTTCACTACGAGCGCTTAGGTTGCCGTGGTGACGAGACCTCCCTGAGTCAGTGCCGAGGCAGGACGTTCGTCACCGGCGACTGCAGCCATGGAAACGAGGCTGGACTGGTGTGCGCGCCTCCGGAAGGTCAGTGTGACCTCGTGACCTCCTGCTGTCATGGAAACCAGATCAGGGACCAAAACATCTGGtcactgagagagaggaagagagtgagcgagagagagagagagagagagagagaagggaaggagagaaagagtgaaggggagtgagatgggggagagatagggggagagaaacagacagagaaggagagggagagaaagaaagagggagagagagagaacattgagAGACAGCCAAAACAGTAGAAACTCAAATCAAGGGTGTAGACGAATGTCCATATGAAAAGCCATCGTTCAGATTCATCTCAGCCTTTCCTCTAGatcgtccccctctcccctcctcacgccAGGTGTGCTGTTTCCCCCCAGGCAGCGGGCCTCCCCTGAGGCTGGTGGGAGGGGACGAGGACTTTGAGGGCCGCGTGGAGGTGTTCCATGGAGGCCGCTGGGGCTCTGTCTGTGATGACCAGTGGGATGACAGAGATGCAGAGGTGGTGTGCAGACAGCTGGGCTTCAGGTTCGTCTCGCCCTCAGGGGCTGGTGGTGCTTCACAGTGTTCGGATGGTGTCTGATCTCATCTCATTCTGGTCATATTGTCCACTGTTGATGTGATGGTCCTGATAGGTGACCATGCTTAAAATAGCTCAGTCTTATTAAAAACAACACCTGGCACCAATACCTCTGATTGTTTCACAATAAAACAATTCAAACGGTATATAAAAACAGAAGAGGAATAGTGTTAAAGAACAAGTTGGGAGTGTCTGTGTTTCCCAGCAGGTGTCTAAAGAGCTGTGTGACTCAGTGAGGGGGGgttgccatcacacacacagggacccaCAGTTATGCCCTCAGAGTTAGTTTGAATTCATATCCCAgtggacagagaaagaaagccttttccttcattgtgtgtgtgtgtagagatggTTTCTTATAAATAATAGACATCCTGTGGTGTGTACTGGGAGATCGTCACAtactgtgagctgtgtgtttttctcatggtgtgtgtgttgtgtgtgtgtgtgtgtgtgtgtgtgtagtggcgtGGCAAAGGCCTGGTCCTGGGCTCATTTTGGCCAAGGCTCGGGACCCATCCTCCTAGATGCTGTGCAGTGCACTGGAAACGAGCTGTCGCTAGAACAGTGTGTCCATGGCGACTGGGAGCAGCACAACTGTGATCATATGGAGGATGCAGGAGTGTCCTGCCAGCCCtatacaggtgacacacacacacacactgtacacacattgtacacattttgtacacacacacacacacacacacacacacacacacacacactctctaaatacacacactgtacacatattgtacacgcacacacacacactgtacaatcacaaacacacagtgtacacacacacgcagacgtgCTGACTGACTGCTGTGCCATGTGTGTCAGACGGCGTGGTGCGGCTGGTGGGAGGAGAGCGTCCCTGGGAGGGTCGTGTGGAGGTGTTCCACTCAGGAGACTGGGGCTCCGTGTGTGGCCACCACTGGAGCCAGGACCACGCCCAGGTGGTCTGCCAGCAGCTGGGATACAGGTCCTCCactcaccaccctccctcctccaccaccctccacctacactctccaccctcctccacccttgccCTCCATCTACACCCTCCatcacaccctcctccaccttcacccACCACCCACGCTCCTACATGACCACAGCTTTCTGACATAACACATCTCTGGGCATTCTTGTAAAGTGTTGTTAGATAAATTAAGGATGGAACCTTTATACTGCATAAAGaatactgtgttcagcattccttgCGTGCAGAAAGAGGAACCCCCCAAATTAACTGTAGGCAACACCAAGCTTATCTTTACTGCATGCCATTTGGTAAGCCTAGCAGGGTCAAAACACCGAgacgcacctacacacacacgtgcgagAACTTTAGGATAAACACTATCAGCTAGACAGCTGCTATGCAGGGGAGGATAATTCTCACCAATGTTGTATAAATGGTCTTGCATGAAGACTAGTATTTCAGATAACTTTGTACCGTGATCAGACTGGTCTCCTTGCTACATGCGCAAGCAAATAAAACTTCCTTGACTTCATTGACTCTGTGCACTACTTGATACAGATTTTTCTAACAATTGGTTTGTATGCCGTGTGTCTTAGCTCATCCCAGTGTTCTTGTCGTTTCTCTGTGTCACCTGTAGGGGGCATGcagaggtggtggggggcggggccttTGGTGAGGGTACTGGGATCATCCTATTGGACGACGTCCATTGCGAGGGCTCTGAGTCGTCCCTGCTGGACTGTCGCCACGGCATCTGGGGGCGGAGCACCTGCTCGTACAGTGAGGTGGTGGGTGTGCGCTGTAGGAGAGACCCCAGCCCAGACACAAACCAGCTACCAGCACTGGCACCtgctacaggtgtgtgtgtgagtggaatgtgtgtgagagtgtgtgagtgagtaagtgtgtgtgtgagtgtgtgtgtgtgagggtgtgttagtgtgtgtgagtgtgtgagtgagtgagtatgtgagtgagtgtgtatgtgtgtgtgtgtgagtgtgtgtgtgtgtgtgtgaggggtgaaaTGCCATGTGTTGACAGCATGGTGAATGAGGTCCGCTGGTTGTGGGAGTGTTTTTGTGGTCCTGGTGTGATGTGCTCTCATGTTCCTACTTCTGTATTAGAATGACAATACAGCTGACATTTACCTCTGTCACTACactgcctggacacacacacaatgatctacatactgtgtgtgtggtatatgtgtgtggtgtgtgtgtgtgagtctgtgcagGACCCCTGCTGCGTCTCAGGGGTGGAGACAGCCCCAGGGAGGGTCGGGTGGAGGTTTATCTCCATGGAGAGTGGGGCAGCATCTGTGACTCTGGCTGGAACGACCTGAACGCTGCTGTGGTCTGCAGGCAGCTGGGCTACAggtaacacacagagagagagagagagagagagagagagagagagtgtagtggtgtgtatgtgtgtgtagagggatgtgtgagtatatatgtgtgtgtcgtggtgtgtgtgcagtggggtgtgtgcgtgtagtaagTGCGGAGTGAGAGAAACTTCCAGGAAGCTGTTGAACCCAGCAGCCGTCTGTCCTCCCCCAGAGGGCGTGCGGAAGTtctgggggggcagggccggGGGAAGGGTCCTCTCCACCTGGACCAGCTCAGGTGTACGGGCCAGGAGGACTTCCTGGGGGAGTGTCCGTCTCTGGGCCGGTCTCAGGCCTGCGCGCGGCAGGAGGATGCAGGGGTGAGGTGTGACTCTGAGGGCCCCAGGCCAGGACAGGACACCTGTGGGCAGAGGAAGGTTCCGGGGGTCAGcagcccagaccagacagggggaggacagaTCTCTCCCAGGTAAGGGTTTTGTTTAAGGTGCATCATTTTCTGTGGAACCTGTAAACAAGATTGTTTCTTCTCGGTGTtctgttctctcttcctcttcctattgttcctgatctctcctcctcctcctgttgttcctgatctctcctcctcctcctgttgttcctgatctctcctcctcctcctgttgttcctgatctctcctcctcttcctgttgttcctgatctctcctcctcctcctgttgttcctgatctctcctcctcctcctgttgttcctgatctctcctcctcctcctgttgttcctgatctctcctcctcttcctgttgttcctgatctctccttctcctccggtTCCtgatctcttctcctcctgttgTTCCTGATCTCTCCTCCTGTTGTTCCAGATCTCTTCTTCCTGTTGTTAcggatctctcctcctcttcctgttattcctgatctctcctcctgttcctgaTCTGTTCTTCCTGTTGTTCCTGATCTCTCCTCCTGTTGTTCCTGTTGTTactgatctctcctcctcctcctgttgttcctgatctctcctcctcctcgtgtttctgatctctcctcctgttcctgatctctcctcctcctcctgatctTTCCTCTTGTTGTTCCAAGGAGCTCCATGCCGTGGCAGCTGTCTGTGTGGCTGCAGGGTGACAAACAAGATGGCCCCCCTCTCTGTAGTGGAACACTTATCACCCCTTGCTGGGCACTGACCTCTGCACATTGCTTCATCAAGTACGATTCCTCccgtctcccctcctttctcctctcctctcctctcctctcctctcctctcctctcctctcctctcctctcctctcctctcctctcctctcctctcctctcctctcctctcctctcctctcctctcctctcctctctctctctctctctctctctctctctctctctctctctctctctctctctctctctctctctctctctctctctctctctctctctctctctctctctctctctctctctctctctctctctctctctctctctgtcaattcaattcaattcagctttattagcatgacagtcatttcaaccgtattgccaaagcaagacGCACAATAACAGACAACCATACATCAACAACACCATTCAAAAAGGAAACAACAGTCTGTATCGTCCGGAACATGTGGTAACAACAAAGTGTcaagaacagaaaacaacaaatcGAAACAAAAACAACCTAAGTAAATAGCTACATTGAGATGGACAACACATATTACAAATAGGATTTGTaatatgtatctctctctctctctctctctctctctctctctctgtctcactctctctctgtctctgtctctctctctatcctctcctctgaccactcctcttctccctcaggtACGGCCGTGAGCCCTCCAGGTATGTGGTACGTGTTGGAGGCTCGGGGCTCACTGTTACCCCCAGAACAAGTGGTGGTCCACAGGAAGTTCAAAGGTGAGCGTGGGGGTCACGACCTGGCCCTGCTGAAGCTACTCAGCGCAGAGGGTCACTGTGTCCGTTTGGACGGCGACACAAATGCcgcctgcctccccagccctgaGAGACTGGGGGCCAgcagcccctcctcctgcatCGTCACGGTGACCACAGCCAGGACTGGAGCAGGTAAGCCTGGGGCCAGTTGCATAAACTTAATGTAAGACTAGTCTCCGAAGCTGCAGTCCAGCTGGTCTTAGCAGCAAACACCCAGTCACCTGACAATGTAGGCAGTTTAAACATCTTCAGCATGAGTTCCTGTGAGATGTTTCGGGTTTGCAAGATATTTATTTGGTGTACTAACATACTGTAGAAGATTTCtcaggaatattaatctatcaagcattgtacagtcagtcggtgaacaagaaagctttattgcttgcggccggcccacaaggagacaaaagcatcacacgccattgtgctaca includes:
- the si:ch73-127m5.1 gene encoding LOW QUALITY PROTEIN: neurotrypsin (The sequence of the model RefSeq protein was modified relative to this genomic sequence to represent the inferred CDS: deleted 1 base in 1 codon), translated to MDVTGREILLLIGVSCLWLPVLAEVVSDDSYVNEVQSSAPLSCSEGFTELGYYNGTVSQTDSGAPCLRWTEFPDYVLQYPGRGLGEHSYCRNPDRESNPWCFFRQSSGAIGWAYCDCHQGAARLVGGASGSGRVEVYLNGQWGSVCGSHWTERDASVVCRQLGLGEIGTSVQPSTFGSGSGLFHYERLGCRGDETSLSQCRGRTFVTGDCSHGNEAGLVCAPPEGSGPPLRLVGGDEDFEGRVEVFHGGRWGSVCDDQWDDRDAEVVCRQLGFSGVAKAWSWAHFGQGSGPILLDAVQCTGNELSLEQCVHGDWEQHNCDHMEDAGVSCQPYTDGVVRLVGGERPWEGRVEVFHSGDWGSVCGHHWSQDHAQVVCQQLGYRGHAEVVGGGAFGEGTGIILLDDVHCEGSESSLLDCRHGIWGRSTCSYSEVVGVRCRRDPSPDTNQLPALAPATGPLLRLRGGDSPREGRVEVYLHGEWGSICDSGWNDLNAAVVCRQLGYRGRAEVLGGQGRGKGPLHLDQLRCTGQEDFLGECPSLGRSQACARQEDAGVRCDSEGPRPGQDTCGQRKVPGVSSPDQTGGGQISPRSSMPWQLSVWLQGDKQDGPPLCSGTLITPCWALTSAHCFIKYGREPSRYVVRVGGSGLTVTPEQVVVHRKFKGERGGHDLALLKLLSAEGHCVRLDGDTNAACLPSPERLGASSPSSCIVTVTTARTGADGVLQSWVPLLSPWQCKKHYGDGYSSHGTLCAGSPPDTSRLHGDGCQGNGGGGLVCQGEGGRWVLTGTVAGGYGCGEPSAPALYTRVSRFRSWIHEVTHTHTQEDHTHITEQNIAVLEDHSNTAAVTHTRDHQHLSHTEQLTDTEDYLTQSQNDIINTHNDLTHVHKTMQPSAVHEHQKHTHAPHTSTHAHAASQFKQNAHAQKYHGNTHKKGTHTSGIATHTPILV